In a single window of the Orcinus orca chromosome 9, mOrcOrc1.1, whole genome shotgun sequence genome:
- the LOC117199769 gene encoding translation machinery-associated protein 7-like, which yields MTATSGGRVWGRGGRRHVGRKGGKKKSLKQPKKHAKEMDEEDKTFKQKQKEEQKKPEELKAKAAGKGPLATGGIKKSGKN from the coding sequence ATGACAGCCACATCCGGTGGCAGGGTCTGGGGAAGGGGCGGCAGACGCCATGTCGGCCGCAAAGGTGGCAAGAAGAAGTCCCTGAAGCAGCCCAAGAAGCATGCCAAGGAGATGGACGAGGAAGACAAGACATTCAAGCAGAAACAGAAGGAGGAGCAAAAGAAACCTGAGGAGCTAAAAGCGAAGGCCGCGGGGAAAGGCCCCCTGGCCACAGGTGGAATTAAGAAATCTGGCAAAAACTAA